CCCTCTTTCAGTTTAAGAAGATTCAATTTCAACATCGAATCCTGGTAGTATTTCTCAGCAGCTTCACTGATGCTATCATATTCAATCTTTTTCCATGTTTTAAACTGCAAAAGGGGAATCGAAGAGAGAAAAATCTTATCTTGCTTTTTGTTCATAAATATGGCAGGGGAGAATTTCTCTTCTGTAAATAGGTTTAATACCTTCTTAGAGGCCTTCCATAATTTTTTTTCTAATGAATCGCCTGATTTTGATTTTTTTGCCCTGTATTCTATCTCTTTTGCAATAAGGGGGCTGATGCCTCTGTAATGTTTAACAATATCTTTCCAGAGCTCCCCCTCAGGCAGCTGACTTTTGAGCCTTTTTTGAAACTCTGATTCCTCACATAAAAGAGGGTCTTCCTTTTTAAAGGGAGGGGATTGGTATTTCTCTCCGATTAAAAGCCTATTTTTATCTGAAGGGATAGACCTTATGGAACCCAGGATGGTTCGATTTTTATCAATTAATATGATATTGCTCTGTTTTCCAATAATCTCTAAAATGAGCTCATATCTCTTATCCTTTAGCCCAACAGAGATGGAGATTATCCTTTCCAGGCCATCTTGGTCAATCGAGATGATAAAGCCCCCCTGTATCAACTTTCTTAAGAGCATGCAAAAACCAGGGGGTGAGAATGGATTTTCTGGGATATCTTTTATAATGTGAACCCTCGGCCATTCTGGATTAGCGGATATAATAAGATTTTTTGAAACCCCCTTTAATCTTATTTTTAAGATAAGCTCAGTTGGATAGGGTTGATGGATTTTATATATCCTTCCCCCTTTTAATGTTTCAGCGAGTTCTTTTGCAATTGCCCTTATAACAAATGAGTCCATTTTATTATTTGTTAATTCTTTTATTATTTTTATGAAAAAATATTATCCTAATTGTTTCAGAGGTGTCAAATGATAAACTACATTTCTCCTTTTTTTCTATAATACTATCATAAATCTATCACAATTTTATCACAGAGAAATAGTGAGGGCTTTTGGGTTTCCCCCTATTGAATAAATTTGCCTTATAAACTTCAAAAATAAAAAGGGCATAATAAGAAAAAACTTTTAAGAAAGGAAGTTGACAATAAAATTATTTTTAAGTTGACAATAAGTTGACAATTGATATAATAAAATTTATGGATACAAGAGAAAAAACCTTTAATTATATAGTAGAAAAGGGGTCTACAACTAGCAAAGAGATATGTGAATTCTTTGGGATATCTCGACAAGCCCTTAATAAACATATAAAGGAATTAATAAAAAATAATAAAATAATAAAGGAAGGAAAAACGAGAGGAGTAGTTTATAGCCCTCTTACTACCAAAAAGAGAGTCCGATTTATAAAAAGTTTTGAGAAAGTATATTTTTTGTCAAATCTTGAAGAAGATAAAGTATTTCATGAATTAGCTTCACTTCTAAATCTCAAGGGTGAACTCAGCAATAGTGCTTTGGATATAGCACTCTATGCCTTCACAGAAATTTTGAATAATGCTATTGAGCATTCTGGCTCTGAAAAGTGCAATGTTAAAGTTATTCTTGATGAATACATGTTTCGCTTTTTTATTAGGGATTTTGGAATAGGAATTTTTCATTCAATCTTTAAAAAATTTAACCTGCCTGACGAGAATGCCGCGATAGGAGAACTCATTAAGGGAAAAACAACTACTATGGAGGAAAAACACACTGGGGAAGGAATATTCTTTACATCAAAATCTGCTGATATGATTTTCTTCAGATCTCATAAAGTAAAACTCATCTTTGATAATCAAAAAAAAGATGTTTTTATTGAGGAAAAAAAGTTTATTAAAGGAACTGAGGTAGTTTTTAGTATCAGCAGAAGCTCAAAAAGAAGGCTTGACAAAATCTTCACACATTTTGCACCAGAAGAGTTTGACTTTAAATTTGAAAGAACGAGGGTTTTGGTAAAACTTTTTCACAAAGATTATATCTCACGATCAGAGGCCAAAAGATTGCTTTATGGGCTTGATAAATTCACAGAAATAATACTGGATTTTAAAGGCGTTAAATCTATTGGTCAAGGATTTGCGGATGAAATATTCCGAGTCTTTCTAAATGCCTATCCTAATATAATCATGAAAGTCGAGAACATTAGCCCTATCATAGAACAGATCATAAACCATGTGGTTGACAAAAAAATTAAGTCTAGGTTGACAATAAGTTGACAATAGTATAGCTTTCCACAAAAACATAGTGATATGGTTTGATACTAATACTAATATCAATATCTAATATATCAAAAACAATAGTGTTTAAATTGAAGTAAATGGTCAGATAGTTTGGTAGAAATGGAAGGGGGCTTTAATTTATCAAATCAAATGGCAAAAATTATTTAAAACCATTAGGAAGCTTACACCTTCTGCTCAATATGAACTGGCGACTTCAGCGTATCAGTAACTATAATGGGTCTACAATCTTTTAAAAAGAAATAAATCAATAGCAATATAGTAACAAATATCAGAATTGCTATAATCAAACAAAGATGTTTCCATATCCAAACTAATTTATATCTAAATGTTTTATTCTCATCTTTCAATTTATATTTATAACATGATCTTATTGCTAGAATAATTATGTTTGTTATTATTAATAATCCTGATGAAATAAAAAAAGTTTTGCTTAACCATGTGAAATCTAAAATTAAAAAAAATAAAATTAAAAAGGATAAAATTATTACCAGTGTAAAAACAATAGAGAAATAATTTCTAGATAAACATCTTAAAGGACCACATTTAATTTTTCTCTCATAAGGCTTAATTTTATTTTTTAAATCAACATTAAGTCTGTTTTTTAATTCATCTTCAAGGTTTTCTTTCCTGGCACGATATTCCTCAAGTCTGAATTGATAATTCCAGAGAAAAATAATGCCTATACAGGATATAAAACAGCTAATTAGGGTTAGCAGAATTGCTTGACTAAATTGACTTTCACACTTGTCATGAAGTCCAAGATATAAAGCTAGGGATATAATCGCAGCATTTGCAATTACTGTAAAATAGACAGTTTTCCATTGCTGTTCTTTGGTATAACGAATGTCATCAACTTTTATATTATAGAACAATCTTTGATCTTCTTCGTTATATCCCATTTCTCCCACCAAGAAGAAAATATACGAATATCCTCAACTCAATATAAAAATATGTCAAGCCTTTATTGCCTATAGTTTATCAAATCAGTTGGCAAAAATGGCTGGTTCGCCAACCAAGTAAGATTTCATCTTTTTAAATCCCCCCTTCTGCTTTTTAGGGATTTGACAAGCGAACGAGGAAAAGAGAAGCAGCTGTTTGAAGCCGAAGGCTGAGTTTGCTGCTTCGCCGAACGATTGCAGGAAAATCACGTTTAAAAAAGCAGGGGGGCACCCTTTTTTGGTTCGTTTCTTGGACAAGCAAGAAATGAACAGGTTTTTTAAATCCCCCTTTTCGATTTTTTGGGGATGCGGCAAGTGAGAGGAAAAAATCGAGTCCTCATTTTTCAATTTCTATCTTCCCAACCATCAAAACGGTATAGCCACCTGTGCCATGCCGATTACCATCAGGGATGACTCGTCCTCTATATGCGCGGCTCTATCCGGGATGCTTGAGTTGATATAATTACGCGGATTGACGACCCCGGGCACGTAGCTGAGCCAATGGAGCCCAGCGCTTAAAGAGAGAGTTCCGAATCCAATATCGAACTGGAGTTTTATATTCCCGGTTCCACGAACTGCCACCTCCTCATCAGAATCTGTTACATGGGAAGTAGCAAGTAACTCAGACGTAGACCAATCATAGGTCTCCTGAGAACCATCAAAATCGCTTCTGGCATGAACGACGGACAGCTCCGCATTCGCGACCAGACTTACCCTATCAGAAATTTGCCTGGTGAAATCCGCACCACCTGTGATGCCTAAATACATGGTCTCTGTATCCTCGCTCACAGATGTGGACGGGTAGTTTTTACCACCAAATTCTTGGGCTGAGATATCGATGTCCTGCTCAAAGAAAAACAGGGTCGGCCCAATATAGGGCGAGACGCTCCAGTTCAATCCAACCTTATGGTCGCCCTTTAAGACCAGGCTGAAGCCGTAATACCGAGCTTTGGAATTAATGCTCACTTCTGTATGATCAGGACCTCCAAAAGCTCGACTCGCATCAATCTGCATGAAACCAGTAACATTACCAACGGGCATGATAGTAGAGCTCGACGTGCTCTTAGCACTGCTGTAAAAACCTGAGAGTTCCACCCGATTATTCCTGCCAAGGGAAAGGGGGCTTTTGAATCTCTTTCCAAATGTCAAACCAAAAATGGGCCCATGCGCCTCTCCGTCTTCTCTATGCTCTCCACCCGAGTAACCCCCCTCCCAATCATATCTCCCACCGAAGTTGACGTCGGGCGCATTGATGTAAAATATACCCCCGAATGGTTCGATGAAAATCCCTCTTGCACCTTCTTCATCCGCAGCAAAAGAGGAAGAGCAAGCAACAAAAAAAACCAATATGATAATTCCCATCAAAATTCTTTTCACCATAAAACCCTCCCCCTATCTATTGTTATAAAATAAATGAATGAATAGAGACAGATGTGGAGAAAGGTTTCTTTGGAAAAATTTTCTAACATGAACAATACGCTCTAACATCTTAACCCTCAATAGAGAAGGTTCATAGCTATTCAGAGATGTAAAAACAGGAAGATAGTCAAATGAGATTATTAAAAGGAAGGGGAATCAAAGTTGGAAAACAAATCAATTCTTTGCTATCAAAGCAAAAATATGGTGTTAAATCTGATGAAAAGCTTTCTAAAAAACCCTCCTTCCAAAACAGACCTTCTCTATCAAAAAGAAAGGATTAAGTCAATAAAATTCTGCAATTTTGATATTCCATTTTTTCCTTATATATTATATTGATTTATTTGCAATTATAAGTTTTTGATTAGCCCCTTTAGGATTTTTCAGGTTGAAGGTGAGCGGAGAGAGAAAGAGAAGCAGCTGTCTGAAGCCGAAGGCTGAGTTTGCTGTTTCTCCGAAGCGGAGCGAAACTGAGACCGCCCGGAAAAATCGTAGGGGTGCCCTTTTTGGGTTCGTTTTTTGGGCAGGCAAAAAATGAACAAAGGTGACTGAAGAAGATTATAGCTGCAGAGCTCCAGAAGGAGCTGAAAGACTCTATCTTTTAATAGCCACAAGTTTCATATGTAAATTTTCATAAAATCTTCAGCACAAATAATATTATCAAAAATACCTCTTGCATCTTCTTCGATTTCCTGGATGTTTTTGTAGCGAGCACTAAAATGAGTTAAAATCAATTTTTTCACATGAGCCTTGTTAGCTATCTGGGCTGCTTGCTTTGCAGTCATATGCTGATATTCCTTACTTTTTTCCTCTAATTGAGAAGAATAGGTAGCTTCACAAATCAATAAATCAGCATCCTGGGCCAATCTGTAACAGTTATTACAGATTAATGTATCATCTATTATTGTGATTTTCCTTCCTTTTTTCATATATGTAACATCTTCTGGCGTAATTTTTTTTCCTTCCCACTCAATGATTTTACCTTCTTTTAGCCTACCTAACAACGGGCCTTCCCCCATCCCAAACTTTTTTACCT
This region of Nitrospinota bacterium genomic DNA includes:
- a CDS encoding DUF4325 domain-containing protein — translated: MDTREKTFNYIVEKGSTTSKEICEFFGISRQALNKHIKELIKNNKIIKEGKTRGVVYSPLTTKKRVRFIKSFEKVYFLSNLEEDKVFHELASLLNLKGELSNSALDIALYAFTEILNNAIEHSGSEKCNVKVILDEYMFRFFIRDFGIGIFHSIFKKFNLPDENAAIGELIKGKTTTMEEKHTGEGIFFTSKSADMIFFRSHKVKLIFDNQKKDVFIEEKKFIKGTEVVFSISRSSKRRLDKIFTHFAPEEFDFKFERTRVLVKLFHKDYISRSEAKRLLYGLDKFTEIILDFKGVKSIGQGFADEIFRVFLNAYPNIIMKVENISPIIEQIINHVVDKKIKSRLTIS
- a CDS encoding NFACT RNA binding domain-containing protein; this translates as MDSFVIRAIAKELAETLKGGRIYKIHQPYPTELILKIRLKGVSKNLIISANPEWPRVHIIKDIPENPFSPPGFCMLLRKLIQGGFIISIDQDGLERIISISVGLKDKRYELILEIIGKQSNIILIDKNRTILGSIRSIPSDKNRLLIGEKYQSPPFKKEDPLLCEESEFQKRLKSQLPEGELWKDIVKHYRGISPLIAKEIEYRAKKSKSGDSLEKKLWKASKKVLNLFTEEKFSPAIFMNKKQDKIFLSSIPLLQFKTWKKIEYDSISEAAEKYYQDSMLKLNLLKLKEGLLKNIKRAITKEKKIGEICVREIKKYKDWEVFKFYGTLILAGLSLIKKGMDRITLKNYYSQKQELIEIPLDSSLNPQANAEKYFKKYKKAQRGIKILKERLNPIKERIKSLEETMKSVTDAQDLKVLEKIYEELKRNKIVKEKERKREKRTKKAFPYRRYCSKDGWSIFVGKNAKGNDYITTVIGKEDDLWLHAHGTSGSHVIIKNKKRGEEIPHSILKKGAELAAYHSKARGSSKVPVAYTLVKHVKKMKGKKTGTVSLSSYKTILVSPKPSDMNKLKEIY